One Romboutsia sp. 13368 genomic window carries:
- a CDS encoding Lon protease family protein has translation MLNVDKYKVNIEDLKCKSVLDKIDFKTTEEITPIREIIGQNRAVQAIEFGLKMKQKGYNIYVAGASGIGRTSYTHNLIQKNFKNNNNLKDWVYVNNFKNSNEPIALSFKCGEGKIFKKDIEDIIEKLKSEVPKIFNSKEYEYHSRLLMSELETNIENVITELNEFAKPRGFRFQVTDRGLMSIPIKENGELMQDSELGTLTAIEVQKIREEGLKLNQDSKEYIDKIKMYEESYKNKIKDLDKSVGNSLVSFYEQYLINKYGNSEKIKKYVEDLGKDIVTNIDKFKAQEDDNKQNPMAMFGIMPCKNQDKFFNKYKVNLFIDNSECDKCKIITESNPTYYNLTGCIEYKNEIGALTTSFMEIKPGALHKANGGYLILNAKDLLTNPFSWDCLKRTLKTGTISIESLNKQYGYLVTSTLKPEPIELDIKVILIGDNYLYSILYAHEEDFRSLFKVMADFDIEIDKSEENIYKTIQLIANKCKEANLKHFNKNAVEKLIEYSTRMSDDKDKLTARFNKIVDIIYEADAISDENQKYITEIDVQNAIDKKKYRSNKYEEKLNEMFKDGTLLIDIDGEKVGQINGLAVMGTGEYSFGKPSKITASTYNGRKGVINIEREIKQSGSIHDKGVLILSGYLGSRYGKEKPLSITTSITFEQNYNGVDGDSASSTELYAIISSIANIPIKQYIGVTGSVSQKGEIQPIGGINEKIEGFFDVCKIKGFTGNQGIMMPIQNVKNLLLKDEVVDAIKDGKFNIYAIKSIEEGLEILTGKTMEEIDRLVNENLDRYRKSCKDDEEKDKDNRESKK, from the coding sequence ATGTTAAATGTAGATAAATATAAGGTTAACATCGAAGATTTAAAATGTAAGAGTGTATTAGATAAGATAGATTTTAAAACAACAGAAGAAATTACACCTATAAGAGAAATAATTGGTCAGAATCGTGCAGTTCAAGCTATAGAATTTGGACTTAAAATGAAACAAAAGGGATATAACATCTATGTAGCTGGGGCTAGTGGAATAGGAAGAACTAGTTATACTCATAATTTAATTCAAAAGAATTTTAAAAATAATAATAATTTAAAAGACTGGGTATATGTAAATAACTTTAAGAATTCTAATGAGCCAATAGCACTATCTTTTAAATGTGGAGAAGGTAAAATATTTAAGAAAGATATAGAGGATATTATAGAAAAATTAAAAAGTGAAGTGCCTAAGATATTTAACTCAAAGGAATATGAATATCATAGCAGATTGCTAATGAGTGAACTGGAAACTAATATTGAAAATGTTATAACAGAATTAAATGAGTTTGCAAAACCAAGAGGATTTAGATTTCAAGTAACTGACAGAGGATTAATGAGCATACCTATTAAAGAAAATGGAGAGCTTATGCAAGATAGTGAACTTGGAACTCTTACAGCAATTGAAGTTCAGAAAATAAGAGAAGAAGGTCTTAAATTAAATCAGGACAGTAAAGAATACATAGACAAAATAAAGATGTATGAAGAATCATACAAAAATAAAATTAAGGACTTAGATAAAAGTGTAGGAAATAGTTTAGTAAGTTTTTATGAACAATATTTAATTAATAAATACGGTAATAGTGAAAAAATAAAGAAATATGTAGAAGATTTAGGAAAAGATATAGTAACGAATATAGATAAATTTAAAGCACAAGAAGATGACAATAAACAAAATCCAATGGCTATGTTTGGAATTATGCCTTGTAAAAATCAAGATAAATTCTTCAATAAATATAAAGTTAATTTATTTATAGATAATAGTGAGTGCGACAAGTGCAAAATAATAACAGAAAGTAATCCTACTTACTATAATCTTACAGGGTGTATAGAATATAAAAATGAAATAGGTGCTTTGACAACAAGTTTTATGGAAATAAAACCGGGAGCTTTACACAAAGCAAATGGAGGATATTTAATATTAAATGCAAAAGATTTATTAACAAATCCATTCTCATGGGATTGCTTAAAGAGAACTTTAAAAACGGGAACTATATCTATCGAATCTCTAAATAAACAATATGGTTATTTAGTTACATCGACTTTAAAACCAGAGCCTATAGAATTAGATATTAAAGTTATATTAATTGGAGATAACTATTTATATAGTATTCTTTATGCTCATGAAGAAGATTTCAGAAGTTTATTTAAAGTAATGGCAGATTTTGATATAGAAATAGATAAAAGTGAAGAAAATATATATAAAACTATTCAATTAATAGCTAACAAGTGTAAAGAAGCAAATTTAAAACATTTTAATAAAAATGCTGTAGAAAAGTTAATAGAGTATAGTACTAGAATGAGTGATGATAAAGATAAGCTTACAGCTAGATTTAATAAAATAGTTGATATAATTTATGAAGCCGATGCTATTAGTGATGAAAATCAAAAATATATAACTGAAATAGATGTACAAAACGCAATAGATAAAAAGAAATATAGAAGTAATAAGTATGAAGAAAAGTTAAATGAAATGTTTAAAGATGGAACACTATTAATTGATATAGATGGAGAAAAAGTTGGTCAAATAAATGGACTAGCTGTAATGGGAACTGGAGAGTACTCTTTTGGTAAACCATCAAAAATAACTGCTTCAACATATAATGGTAGAAAAGGTGTTATTAATATAGAAAGAGAAATAAAACAAAGTGGAAGTATACATGATAAAGGTGTGTTAATTTTAAGTGGATACTTAGGATCAAGATATGGAAAAGAAAAACCTCTTTCTATAACTACATCAATAACATTTGAACAAAATTATAATGGAGTAGATGGTGATAGTGCATCTAGTACAGAATTATATGCAATTATATCAAGTATAGCTAATATTCCTATAAAACAATATATAGGAGTAACAGGTTCTGTAAGTCAAAAGGGAGAAATACAGCCTATAGGTGGTATAAATGAAAAGATAGAAGGATTTTTTGATGTATGTAAGATAAAAGGGTTTACAGGTAATCAAGGTATTATGATGCCTATACAAAATGTTAAGAATTTATTACTTAAAGATGAAGTAGTAGATGCGATTAAAGACGGTAAATTTAATATATATGCAATAAAAAGTATAGAAGAAGGCCTTGAAATTTTAACAGGCAAAACTATGGAAGAAATAGATAGACTAGTTAATGAAAATTTAGATAGATATAGAAAGTCTTGCAAAGATGATGAAGAAAAGGATAAAGATAATAGAGAAAGTAAAAAATAA
- the dapA gene encoding 4-hydroxy-tetrahydrodipicolinate synthase, with amino-acid sequence MMKKLFVGSGVALVTPFKDGKIDYNSMGNLIEWHIENKTDAIIVCGTTGESATMSDEERKATIKFVVDKVNKRIPVIAGSGSNNTAYSVELSKYCQEVGVDGLLVVTPYYNKSTQNGLIKHFKTIAESVDLPIILYNVPGRTGVNINPATVEKLSKVKNIVAIKEASGNISQVAEIARLCGEDFAIYSGNDDQIVPILSLGGSGVISVLANVLPKETHDIVEKYLSGDIEESKKLQLDLNGLVSSLFIEVNPIPVKAAMNLMGLNAGELRLPLIDISEANLKILADEMKKCGIKIDN; translated from the coding sequence ATGATGAAAAAGCTATTTGTAGGTTCTGGAGTAGCGTTAGTTACACCTTTTAAAGATGGCAAAATTGATTATAATTCAATGGGAAATTTAATTGAATGGCATATAGAAAATAAAACAGATGCAATAATAGTATGCGGAACAACAGGGGAGTCTGCAACTATGAGTGATGAAGAAAGAAAAGCAACTATAAAATTTGTAGTAGATAAAGTAAATAAAAGAATACCTGTAATAGCAGGTAGTGGAAGTAATAATACTGCATATTCAGTAGAGTTAAGTAAATATTGTCAAGAAGTAGGAGTAGATGGATTATTAGTAGTAACACCATACTATAATAAATCCACTCAAAATGGATTAATAAAACATTTTAAAACAATAGCAGAAAGTGTAGATTTACCAATAATACTTTATAATGTGCCAGGAAGAACAGGTGTTAATATAAATCCTGCTACAGTAGAAAAATTATCTAAGGTTAAAAATATAGTAGCTATAAAAGAAGCTAGTGGAAATATAAGTCAGGTTGCAGAAATAGCTAGATTATGTGGAGAAGATTTTGCAATATATAGTGGAAATGATGATCAAATAGTTCCTATATTATCACTTGGAGGAAGTGGAGTTATATCTGTTTTAGCGAATGTATTACCTAAAGAGACTCATGATATAGTAGAAAAATACTTATCAGGAGATATAGAAGAGTCTAAAAAATTACAGTTAGATTTAAATGGATTAGTAAGTTCTTTATTTATAGAAGTTAATCCAATACCAGTTAAAGCCGCTATGAACTTAATGGGATTAAATGCAGGAGAACTTAGATTACCATTAATTGATATTAGCGAAGCTAATTTAAAAATACTAGCTGATGAAATGAAAAAATGTGGAATAAAAATAGATAATTAA
- a CDS encoding aspartate-semialdehyde dehydrogenase, whose product MKKVNIAIVGATGIVGRTFLKVLEERKFPIENLYLFSSAKSKGCKLTFRGKEYEVEALTEESFNRDIDIALFSAGGAVSKKFAPIARDNGVIVVDNSSAWRMDKDIPLVIPEVNPEDIKWNNGIIANPNCSTIQSVVPLKVLHDVFKIKRIIFSTYQAVSGSGMGGINDLENGINGGKHKKYPHQIAYNCIPHIDDFMENGYTKEEMKMIDETKKILNDETIKITATTVRVPVKYGHSVSINIEFENPFELEEVFKLLENADGIIVVDDIGINEYPMPLTCSGKDEVFVGRIRRDFSVDNGINMWVVADNIRKGAATNAIQIAELLIKNLK is encoded by the coding sequence ATGAAAAAAGTAAATATTGCTATAGTTGGTGCCACAGGAATTGTTGGTAGAACTTTTTTAAAAGTATTAGAAGAAAGAAAATTTCCTATTGAAAATTTGTACTTATTTTCATCTGCTAAATCTAAAGGATGTAAACTAACTTTTAGAGGGAAAGAATATGAAGTTGAAGCATTAACAGAAGAATCCTTTAATAGAGATATAGATATAGCATTATTTTCAGCAGGTGGAGCTGTTAGTAAAAAGTTTGCACCTATAGCAAGAGATAATGGTGTTATAGTAGTTGATAATAGTAGCGCATGGAGAATGGATAAAGATATTCCATTGGTTATTCCAGAAGTAAACCCAGAGGACATCAAATGGAATAATGGTATTATAGCAAATCCAAACTGTTCAACAATACAGTCAGTAGTACCTCTTAAAGTATTACATGATGTATTTAAAATAAAAAGAATAATATTTTCAACTTATCAAGCTGTTTCAGGTTCAGGAATGGGAGGAATTAATGATTTAGAAAATGGAATAAATGGAGGAAAACATAAAAAATACCCTCATCAAATAGCTTATAACTGTATTCCTCATATAGATGATTTTATGGAAAATGGATATACAAAAGAAGAAATGAAAATGATAGATGAAACTAAAAAAATATTAAATGATGAAACTATAAAAATTACAGCTACTACAGTTAGGGTTCCTGTTAAGTATGGTCATAGTGTTTCTATAAATATAGAATTTGAGAATCCATTTGAATTAGAAGAAGTTTTTAAATTACTTGAAAATGCTGATGGAATAATAGTAGTTGATGATATTGGAATTAATGAATATCCAATGCCTTTAACTTGTAGCGGAAAAGATGAAGTTTTTGTTGGAAGAATAAGAAGAGATTTTAGCGTTGATAATGGAATAAATATGTGGGTAGTTGCAGATAATATAAGAAAAGGTGCTGCAACTAATGCCATCCAAATTGCTGAGTTGTTAATAAAAAATTTAAAATAA
- the dapB gene encoding 4-hydroxy-tetrahydrodipicolinate reductase produces MIKVVISGCNGAMGRALTEVISGIEDVSIVAGIDKKINAYENEYPVYESPLLLKEECDVIIDFSNPSNLNDLLKYGVINNVGLVIATTGFNEEEENKIKEASSSTRIFKSSNMSLGINVLINLVKQATNILGETFDIEIIEKHHNKKVDAPSGTAKMIANAINDELNNAMEFNYGREGNDSKRKENEIGIHAIRGGTIPGEHTVVFAGLDEVIDIKHLALSKKVFAKGAVESAKYIADKENGLYTMDDLINNK; encoded by the coding sequence ATGATAAAAGTAGTAATTAGTGGTTGTAATGGAGCTATGGGAAGAGCATTAACTGAAGTTATATCTGGTATTGAAGATGTATCAATAGTTGCAGGTATAGATAAAAAAATAAATGCTTATGAAAATGAATATCCAGTATATGAATCCCCGTTGTTATTAAAAGAAGAATGTGATGTTATAATAGATTTTTCTAATCCATCAAATTTAAATGATTTACTTAAATATGGAGTAATAAATAATGTGGGACTTGTAATAGCAACTACTGGATTTAATGAAGAAGAAGAAAATAAAATAAAGGAAGCATCTAGTAGTACAAGGATATTCAAATCTTCAAATATGTCATTAGGGATAAATGTACTAATAAATTTAGTTAAACAAGCAACTAATATACTAGGAGAAACTTTTGATATAGAAATAATAGAAAAGCACCATAATAAAAAAGTTGATGCACCAAGTGGAACAGCTAAGATGATAGCAAATGCTATAAATGATGAATTAAATAATGCTATGGAATTTAATTATGGAAGAGAAGGAAATGATTCAAAAAGAAAAGAAAATGAAATAGGTATACATGCAATTCGAGGAGGAACAATACCAGGCGAACATACAGTTGTATTTGCTGGTTTGGATGAAGTTATAGATATAAAACATTTAGCATTGTCTAAAAAAGTATTTGCTAAAGGAGCTGTAGAATCAGCTAAATATATTGCGGATAAAGAAAATGGACTATACACTATGGATGATTTAATAAATAATAAATAG